Part of the Sphaerochaeta associata genome is shown below.
TGATCGGCTTGAGCTCGTACGTAGCACTGAAGGCATCCAGAAGCTCAATGACATAGCCGGTCATCTCTCGCTTTCCAAAAGGGACGACCACTCGATGGCCTACTTCGACCTTCTTTGCCATCTCTGGGTCAATGGTATACGTAAACGACTGTTTGAGAGGCAAATCCAGTGCCACTTGGGCAAACAAGGCCATTATGACCTCCTTGGCAGCTGAATATCCAAATAGGCCGCGACTTTCTTCAAATCATCCCATACCGGTCGTTTCAGCTCCATATTGCGCAGCACCGCAGCCGGGTGATAGGTAACCACCACGGGAGTGCCTTCATAGCGAAGGAACCGGCCGCGGAGCTTTCCAACCCCGTCAGGCACACCAAGCAGGGAGCGTGCGGCGACACTACCGACCAGAAGGATGATCTGCGGCTTTACCAGCTGGATCTGCCGCTTCAAGTACGGAAGACACGCCGCCACCTCATCGACTTCGGGGTCACGATTCTCAGGTGGACGGCACTTGACGATATTGGCAATATACACAGCATTGTTGCGGTCGAGATGAATTGCGCCCAGCCAGCTGTCCAGATACTTTCCAGCCTTGCCGACAAACGGTTTGCCGCTTGCATCCTCTTCGAACCCAGGCCCCTCGCCGATGACCAT
Proteins encoded:
- a CDS encoding uracil-DNA glycosylase, whose product is MSDILKKRDALASALQSFVDLCDEAEAVIGNAEVQGSGERDFSVLLDTLLPLPVDKDSIQGTNMRQLQMLAEGCTKCRLCEGRGRVVFGEGSVPARLMVIGEGPGFEEDASGKPFVGKAGKYLDSWLGAIHLDRNNAVYIANIVKCRPPENRDPEVDEVAACLPYLKRQIQLVKPQIILLVGSVAARSLLGVPDGVGKLRGRFLRYEGTPVVVTYHPAAVLRNMELKRPVWDDLKKVAAYLDIQLPRRS